tcctgacaAATCTGGTACCTCTGAGAATTCAGAGCATGCTCCAGGCCCATTGGTCCAGCCCAGTGCGTCCCCAGAGCCCTGGGACTGCTGTGAGAACCGTGCCTCCATCTGTGTGGGGACTGCCCCATGCCAGgcacctgccccagggccttttcCACCTTATCACCCACTGGCCCAGCGTCCCCGTGGAgacagaggagaaaacagaggccaGGGACATGATCTGCCTGTCCTGGTCCACACCCCCAGACCTCGCCTGGTTCTGGGGCCACTCTCAAGCCCTCCCCTGCAGACACACAGGCCTGAGGGAAAGGACCTGTCCAAAGTACAGGGACGTAGAGCCAGGAGGTGCAGATGGCCCTCCCCATGCCGAGGACACTcagggcagtggggaggaagaagaggccGCTCCTGTTTTGTGTGAGTGAGGACATAGATTCTGGAGACGGGCCTCCCACCTGCTGTCCCCTGCCCACGActcttcccctcctccagccctccaAGGGTGGTGTGCTGTGACCTCCAGAGGCCACTGGCCCCTCTGTGCCTGGGAGAGGAGAAAGATGGTGAAAGGAGCCCTCCCAGGGAGCTGTACTCCTAAGGACACATCAGGCCAGATCACCAGGGGATGCAGTTTAGAAAGCGGGAGGGTTGGGAGGGATGGTTCTTGTTGTgctttgttttgtggtactggggcttgaacccagagtgctctaccactgagctacgtcctgtccccagcccttttacattttttttttattttgagacagggcctcacgaAGTCACCCAAGCtgtccttaaacttgcaatcttcctgctctggcctcctgggttgctgggggGACAGGTGTGGCCACCATGCGGGGTAGGGCGTTTCCTATTTAGTCTGACCTTTAGCATTGTTATCCACTTCTTGGCTGTGAGTTCCTACCATGCAGAGGTAGGGGCTGCTTTAGGGAGTCGGCATCATGATATGCAAATTGTGGTCTTGGACCCGCTGTGTCAGGGCACATGGTTGGTGGGGAAGCAGTTCCCAGGGCCAACTGATTCATCATTTCTGGGGCCAAGGCCCTGAAATGCTCACTTTAAACTATGGCACGGCCCCTGGGGTCTAGGATGCGCCAGGCTCCTAGCAGGGAGCTATGGTTGCTGGGATGCAGTGTTTTGCCCTCTGGGTTCAGAACAGGAGGACACAGAGGGTCGGGGTGGTGAGACGGCTGGTCTAGGTGTCAGAGCAGCATAGGAGCCGGGTCAGCTGGCTGCCAGGAGGTCACAGCGTGGGGACAGCCTACAGCAGAGAGGGAGCCCGGGCCTCATCTCTGCCAGCTCAGAGGCCCCTTGGGGAGGCTTAGGCCCCGGGTTTGGGGAGGCAGAAGCAAGTCGAGGAGCTGGCGGTGAGCCCTGGTGCCCTGGTGTGGGGCAGAACTGCAGTCGGCAGCGGGCCTCCATGAGGCGGCAAGCGCCCCTTCCTCGGAGAAGCCTCCCCGCCTGTCCTCAGGGCCAGAAGCTGACGACCCTCTGGGCTGGGTGGCCTTCTGTCTGACTGTCCTCTCCACACAGGGTCGGTCTGGGCTTCTAGCAGCCGCCCCGTCCCTCACGCGGCAGGGGGAAGATGCCCGAGCAAAGCAACGACTACCGCGTGGTGGTGTTCGGCGCGGGCGGCGTGGGCAAGAGCTCACTGGTGCTGCGCTTCGTGAAGGGCACGTTCCGTGACACGTACATCCCCACCATTGAGGACACCTACCGGCAGGTGATCAGCTGTGACAAGAGCGTCTGCACGCTGCAGATCACGGACACCACCGGCAGCCACCAGTTCCCGGCCATGCAGCGCCTGTCCATCTCCAAGGGCCACGCCTTCATCCTGGTCTTCTCGGTCACCAGCAAGCAGTCGCTGGAGGAGCTGGGGCCCATCTACCAGCTCATCGTGCAGATCAAGGGCAGCGTGGAGGACATCCCCGTCATGCTGGTGGGGAACAAGTGTGACGAGACGCAGCGGGAGGTGGACACCCGCGAGGCCCAGGCCCTGGCGCAGCAGTGGAAGTGCGCCTTCATGGAGACGTCGGCCAAGATGAACCACAACGTCAAGGAGCTCTTCCAGGAGCTGCTGACGCTGGAGACCCGCCGCAGCATGAGCCTGAGCATCGACGGCAAGCGCTCCAGCAAGCAGAAGCGGACAGACCGCATCAAGGGCAAGTGCACCCTCATGTGAGCCGCCGCCCCGCCGCCCGCCCCGCCGCCTCCGCCCGcgcctcctcctgctcctccactCTCCCGTCCGCCTCTCGGCTGGGGAAACCGAGGCTGCCTGGCCAGCGGGCGGCAGGGCTGGGCTCCCCCGGCCCCTCACATCGCTATGCCCGCCTTCCCCACCCGGCCCCCTGCCCTGTCTGGGCCCCCACAGCCCAGCGGCCCCTCGACCCACGGTGGGGGGGGAAGCAGGGAGCCAGAGGAGCTGCGCGTCCCAGCGGGGACCAGAGAGGCCGTCTCTCCTCCACCGCAGCCCAGGACCCATCTCTGTCCCCCACCCTGAGTGTCCCCAGCCAGATCCGCGCCCCTCCCCCCCTTTGATCACTGTGACCTTCCGGGGGAGGGGCGTCCAAGTGCACATGGACCTcagagggttttgtttttctcttcttggtGTTCGACATGCAGCCAGTCTCACCCAGACCCTCATGACCTCTGACCTGTGCCCCCTCCCCGGGCCCCTGGAACACCCATCCTGTCCCTGTCCACTCACCTTGGTGGAGGGGCCCATGGGATGGGCCTCAGGCCACCAGGCAATAACCATGGGGCCTGTAGGGGCACCCCTGCCAGCCCCAGTAGCACACCCGGGACCTGTCCAGCCAGGACTGCCCAAGGGGCAGGTGGACCCTGGGGCCTGGAGTGCGAAGGTTTCCCTGGACACTGTGCCCTGGGGATGTGCCCTTCCTTTGAGGCACAGatgctggtgtggtggtgctgggCCCTGGGCACTGAGCACAGGGTGCCAGGGCCCGGCCAGGAGCACGTCAGCTAAGGCCCCGTCCAGAGGAGGCAATGGCACTCCACACCAGCAGGACTGGAGGGGGCTCCAGGTGGAATGctgccctgtcccctcctccacccACTGTGCCCAGTGACAGAGCCCCAGGAAGTGTTGCCCAAGTCTGGTGTACCTGCAGCCTCAAGGTTCGGGGTGTCTTTGTGAGACAGTCTGGGCAACTCCACTCACGTGACCCCCCTGGGGCTGTGTCCTTCACGAAGAATACTATGGAAGGGTGCATGGGTGGTTGTGCCTGTGCGTCTGTCATTCAGACGGCGTGTCTGCAGCCAGCATGAAGCAAAGGTGTAGTGCGTGTGGCGTGGTCGGTGCCCGTGTGTGGGGCTGGCTGAGGGGTGTCTGCGTGAATCGTGCTGCCTGTATGGGCACAGTTGTCTTGGGAGTGCACGACGTGGTCTATCTGTGAACCTGTTTATTCTGACTCTCTGAGGGTCACTGTGTCCACTCTAGTCTGTGGCAAGTTGACTTGTGGCTGCAGGACAAACTGGACCCCAGCTGGCGCTGCGCAGCAAGCCAACGCTAGTGCAGCCACCACCTCACAGTTCCCGGGGTCAGCCCCGGGTGGGGGGAGCCAGATCCCACTCAGGGCCTCACAAGGCCGCACTCCCAGTGTTGGCTGGGCTGGGGTCATCTGCAGGCCCCGTGGGGGATGTGCAGCATTCCGTGCTGAGGGGCTTGAGATGTGGCAGCTAAGCGTGCGAGGGAGAGAGTGGTCCCCCAAGGCGGACGCACCGCGGGTTGGGGTGGGagactgtgtgtgcatgtgcgggACGAGAGGGGGTCGCATGTGGCTATGCAGCCCCAGCAGGGGCGCAGGATGCAGCGAGGCCTCTCTGTGGCTGACGGTGTTGAGCTGATTGCTTTCCTCTGTGTTCCTGTGGCTCCTGAGTGGTTCCTGGCACACTTGGagaggtgtgagtgtgtgtaccTGGGCGTGCGAGGCTGCGGGTGTGACAGGGCTCCCCTGCCCCCAGTCAGTGGTATTGTCTGAGCATAGCTGAGCTCTGACCCTTCAGCTGGCCCAGGGCCCCCAGCAGCTGGTGTCACCATGGCCCCTGGCTGGACAGGGGTCTCAGCCCTTTCTCAGGGACATGCCCTGATAGCACAATCTCCCTGGGGCCTGCCCGCCTGTCCCCAGGCCTCTCCGGCCCTGGGCCCTGCCCCCCCTGGGGAGAGGGACTCTGCAATAGGAGGGGCCGAGCCGCCCTGACTGCCGCCCGCCCTGCCCGGGCATCCTGGTGCTGGGGACCTGCCAGGCCATGCTCGCTGtgaccctgcccctccccccgcATGTGGGAACCCTGCCCCCTGGGGGGTCTGTGTAGCACTCGCTCATATAGACATAGTCTTCCTGCAATAAAGAAGTGGATCCTGTGTTCTCCCGCGGCTCCTGCGCCTTCTTCCAGGTGGGAGTGTTGGGGGGGGGAGGTGATGCGTGGGGGGCCATGGGGCATGGAGGAGGAGGGCTTTGCGGGGGTGGGCAGGTGGGCCGGTGAGCAGCTGACCAGCAGGAGCCTGGAGCAGGGCTGTGATTGGACACTGCTCCATGCTAGCCTCGCGTGACTCCTcccagggcctcagtttcccccttcACTCTGCACCATTAGCCTGGGGCCCCCAGGCTTTCTGTGACCTTGGATGATTTCCCTGCAGGGCACATGGTGGAAAGGGGCAGGTTCACGGTGGGCATGGAGGGCACCCGGCAGGGCTccctcctgtccccagccctcaggCCCCACCCAGACCAGAGGGTCTTGTTCAGGGACAGAACAAGAGAGAACAGGAGAGCTGTGCTCCTCCGTCCCTTCATCCAGTAGGTGAcaggcaccactgtgccctggccctgccctagACACAAACCCCGGGGTCCCTGCCCTCTCAGAGCTCCTCACCTCTGGGGGAGAGGGCCCCCACAGAGAACTGGCTGGGTCATTCAAGATGTGGGCTGCACACGACAAAGACGTACTGCTCTGCAAGACTGCCGTGGGCGTGAGTGTCCGGGCTGGACTGGGAAGGCAGGGTGGCAGCGGCTCAGCAGGGTTGGAGCATCAGGTGGGGGGCAGCACATGCAAAGGCCCTAGGGCAGGAGCCTCTGAGGCCACAGTGCccggagaagaggaaggggagggtggtTGCCAGGGAAGCCAGAGAGGTCATGCAGGGCTGGGGACCGAGAGTCAGGGTGTCATGCAGAGGACACTGGGCCATCAGATGACATTTGGTGTTTCCTGAGGGGCCTCACAATGGCCACGAGCTCACTGCAGTCCGTTGGGGACAGCAGGAAAGCAATGAGGTCCTATCCCTTAATTCTtagtgtgtggtgctgggagtgGAGCCTGGGCCTCGCCAAGCTGAGCACCGCTCCACACCGggccccaggcccagccagggCCCCACTTAGAAGTGAGGAACTCGCAGGTCCTCATCTCCCCATCTGCACCACACGACTTTGTGGCTGAAGTCCAGCTTTCCGGGTCCCCGGGGACAGGGAAGGTGGGTGGGGGCACAGCTGTAGGGTCAGAACTGGGGAGCCCAGCTGCACCTGGGGCAGGAGGGGTCATTTTTGAGAGTACCCAGCGCCAGTGTGCAGCAGGGCTCCTGGCCCGGGTCACCCTTGGTTTGTTGAGCACATCCCGTCCCTGCTGGGGCTAGGCATCTGGTGTATTCTCAAAGACCAGGAAGAGCCAGCTGGACAGGGTTAGGGGAGTCCGCAAAGCCCTCGCTTTGAGCACAGAGTTTAAGGGGTCTCAGCCCACAACCCCCTATCATCAAGATAGATAAGtgtttaagggctggggatggggctcaagtggagcacactcacctggcatgtgggaggcactgggttcgatttttagctccacataaaaataaaataaagatactgtgaaaacctaaaactaaacaataaatattttaaaaaagataaataagtgtTTAATATACTTGATATAATTGTACatcaaatataaatttgttgGTAATATAATTAATGTGCACTagtgcaattattattattattattattagtagtagtagtagtagtatagaggattaaacccaggggcacttaaccaccgcaCCACACCCCcggcccattttgtattttatttagagacagggtctcactgagttgcttagggtctcactaagttgctgaggctggctttgaattcacaatcctcctgcctcagcctcctaagccgctgggattacaggcatgcaccacgatGCCCAGCACAATCTTTTGACCTTTTAGTTTAAGATCAGGTACAAAGAAACCACACAGGAGGATTCTCCTTCCCCTTACTGCGTCCTGCAGCCACAGCACAGTCTCTCTGCCAGGAACCTACAGCGCTCAGACCTGGAGTATGCCATTGTGCGTGGCCCTCTGCCCACTCCTTGCACACACAGCTTCCCGGCGCCGGCGCTGTCAAGACACTCAAGTGTACAGTCCCGCACACTCCTCCCCCTTCCACAGCCATGCCCACGAATGCagcattcttattttaaaaataaaaattaatctttaaaaattgatatgAACGCAAAAACctgcattaaat
This genomic interval from Marmota flaviventris isolate mMarFla1 chromosome 1, mMarFla1.hap1, whole genome shotgun sequence contains the following:
- the Diras1 gene encoding GTP-binding protein Di-Ras1 — protein: MPEQSNDYRVVVFGAGGVGKSSLVLRFVKGTFRDTYIPTIEDTYRQVISCDKSVCTLQITDTTGSHQFPAMQRLSISKGHAFILVFSVTSKQSLEELGPIYQLIVQIKGSVEDIPVMLVGNKCDETQREVDTREAQALAQQWKCAFMETSAKMNHNVKELFQELLTLETRRSMSLSIDGKRSSKQKRTDRIKGKCTLM